The following nucleotide sequence is from uncultured Roseateles sp..
GATTCAGCCAAGGCCGATAACGTGCTCAAGGCCCCCTTCTTGCTCAAGCTGCCGGCGGTGCTGTGCTTCACTGTGCTTGCGCACTTCCAGGTTGTAGGCGGTTTCCTCGTCGGCAAAGTCTGCCGGGATCATGAGCCAGCTTTGCTGACACGCCACATGCTTGTCCGGCAAGATGTCTGTCAGACGCTCCCAGCCGGTCACGGTCCATCTGTTGGGGCGCGCCGAAATCACATCGGCATCCAGCAATGGCCCCATCAGCACCTCGCCGGCCGCCGTGCGCAGCGTGGCCTGCTTCACGGTACGGTTCAACTCTACGTCGCGGACTTGCTCCAGAACAAACTCGCCTCGGATGTGGCTTCCCGAGAAGTGCCGAACTGCCGTCACACCCTTCACCCGGAGGGGCAAAACATCGAACTGCATACCTCACCATTTGCATCAAGCCATCGCCTCTTCAGCCACGGCCACCGCATCGGCATCGTGCTGCTGCTTATCCTCGATCAACTCCCGCGCCGCAGTCAACGCCCGCCGGAACTGCGGCCACATGCTGGCAAACGTCTCCATCTGCGGGCCATGCAACTCGGGATGAACGTGATACCAGGTCACGATCGACTTCGGGTCATTCAGGTTCAGCGTCATGGCTGCCCTCAGTGGCTAGGTGGAGTGAACTCAGCGATGAGGCGAGCGCCAATCTCGGCGCCATGCTCGAACTTGCCATCCTTGAACCTCAGCAGCATCAGAGCGCAACGCTCGGCAACATGCAAGGCAAGGGCTTCGGCCACCGGAAGGGGAATGTTGTGCTGCGCGGCGAATGCGCCCACCGCGGTTGATTGATCTTGGTACTGCATGTTGGGTCTCGCTTTCGGATACTGTATGTTTATACAGTGACAACAAAAATGCAAGGACTAGGTGGTAAGTGACAACTGGCGGCTGGTTGACTCCCTGGTCGGGTCTTGACCCCCCATCCAGAGGCTTTGGTGCCCTCGGCCACTCAACAATTGCGCCAAAAATGCCGCTAGAATTCGGAGCAAGGCGCCCGCCTCAGACATGGATGACTCAAAAAAGGCTTCGTTGGCACACCCTGTGCCGGCGTGAACTCAATCGGTTTGACTTGGTCGCAACGGCTTCAATTCGTTTGCGGGAAATCGTCCATCGCTCAATGCGGCCCTCACGAAATGAAAGAACTGTTATGTCAAGTCTGTTTGCCGACCCGGCGTTTCATGCGCAGCGCAATTTGAAGGCGTTGGGATATGAGGTAAAGCGAGCTCAGGTCTTTGAGATCTTCGCTGGCTTGTTTGGCTACCATCATCACCGCGATATGCAGCTGGATCTCGCCGACATCGAATACGCGATTCGGAATAGCGCCCCCTATGTCGTCTTGCAGCCGCCTATGGGCTACAGCCGTCTTCGAGAGATCCTGCCTCGACTGGATGAGGATCAACTGCACGTCGCCTTGATGGTGATCTGTAACGAACTCACCAAAGCATTGCCCACCACCGTGCACCTCGGGGACGATGCGTTCATCGACTATTTCGGCAAGCACGAACTGAGCGCTTGGCATCTGGACAGCAATAGCGAGTCGGTGATGGCAGCTCAAATGAAAGTTGCGACCTATTGCGATCACTTCAGAGTCGATGGTTTCGAGATTGATCCGTTGATCGAGGAGCGAGGTGATGTTTGGTCTGGCAGCATCTATGGGGAACTGTGTCGCTCGCTTCCGAGTGGCGCCCCGGCATTGACCGAGGATCAGATCACCACCTCGTCGTATGTCGCGTTTGAAAAGCTCGGGCGAGTACTGCTTGCTCCCGATCCAGTGATCCGTACGGGCGCGACAGCCTTTACTCCACATCCCAGCATGGGCGGCGTGCGTCTATAGCCTGGATTGCCCCCGACCCCGAGCCAGGGCGAACCGCACCATCGTCGGCTATTGATCGGTCTATCGGTGTCCAAGCCGTTGATCCAGTTCGACTTTTTGAATGGGATGACCCGGAGCATCTATTCCGGGCTCGGCTTTAGGTCGGTTCCCACTATTGCCACAAACATCCATCACAAAAGCTCGTTATGAATCTTCGGCTTAGAGCGATGAAAAGTGCCTTGTGATCTGGACTGTTAATCCGTAGGTCCCTGGTTCGAGCCCAGGTCGAGGAGCCAAATGATGAAGCCCTGCATGCTGACGCGTGTGGGGCTTTTTTCTTGGCGCCGAGCAGATCGACAACGCCATCCATTCACCCGACCCAATAGCCCATGAAGCCATTCATTCGACTCTTCTTCAGGACCCTGCGCATCCTGCTCGGCCCGGTCATGCTGCTGAAAGAGCGCCTGTCTCGCCCCGCAGCCCTGCAGCGCTCAGACGAACAGCAGGCCGAAGTCGATCGCCAGTGCAATGGCCTGGCTCTATATCAATTCAAGACCTGCCCGTTCTGCATCAAGGTCCGGCAGGAGATGCATCGCCTGTCACTGCCGATTATCCGGCTGGACGCTCAGCATGACGCCCAGAATCGCACAGCACTGCTGCAGGGCTCGGGAGCAACCAAGGTGCCCTGCCTGAAGATCACCAACGCCAATGGGTCCGTGCAGTGGTTGACTGATTCGGGCGCAATCATTGATCACTTGCGCGGGCGGTTTGCTGCCTGAACTGCTTGCTTCGGCGAACAACACCCAACAGAAGCCTGGCATGCAAAGCGCCAGCGGGCTTCCATCTCAGCATCAAGAAAGTCCATCTGCCATGAGCAACCTGCTGCCAAACTGCCCGAAGTGCCATTCCGAACTGACCTACGAGGATGGCAGCCAGTTCATCTGCCCCGAGTGCGGCCACGAGTGGTCGGCCGAGTCGGCTGCTGCTGCTGAAGATGGCCCGCGAGTCATCCGGGACGCCAACGGCAATGAGCTCAAGGATGGCGACACCGTCACCGTGATCAAGGACCTGAAGATCAAGGGCTCCTCCCTGGTCGTCAAGGTCGGCACCAAGGTCAAGAACATCCGCCTCGCCGAGGGCGATCACGACATCGACTGCAAGATCGACGGGATCGGGGCGATGGGGCTGAAGTCGGAGTTTGTGCGGAAGGTGTAACGCGGACGGAACACGAGTCTGGAAGGCAGGCGGCCCCTTTCGCATGCGTGGCGCTTGCGGTCCGTCACCGCCGATCATCAACCTCCCCGGATGCCCCAGAACCACCACCGTAGGCGCTGCAAACCAGCTGCGCGAGCAGCCGTGCCGGCTCGCTGAGGCTTTGCCTCGCCCGGTGGACGAGGCCGATGTCGCGGTGGAAGGTGTGAGGTCCGAGGTCGATCGCGCGCACGGCCGCGGGCCAGCGGCGATGGGCGGCGGTCTGCGGCACCAAGGCGACCCCCACCCCGTTGGCCACCAGGCGCACGATCGCATCCAGCTCGTCTAACTCGCAAACCTGCTGCACGCTCAGATGCGCGGCGCGCAGGAAGCGATCGACCTGCCGGCCGCCGAATGAGGCGCGGTCATATCGAACAAATGGTTGCCCGGACAGCAGCTCGGCCCAGTCGTCGCCCTGGAGGTGCCTCGGCACAAGCAGGCGAAACGGCTCGTGCACCAGCGTGTTCCAGCGCAGATCGCTCTGCAGCGAGAACGGCGGCCGGATGATTGCTGCCATGGCTATCTCGCCGGCATCGACCAGGTTCAACAGCTCCATTGACAGGCCCGGCACGACTCTCGTGCTGCAGCCGGGAAGCTGCTTGTGAAACTTGCCGAGCGCGTCGGGCAGCAGCGAGCGTTGCACCGAGGCGATGGCGCCGATATTGAGCAGTACGCTGGCCTGCTGCCCCGCCTTGCTTGACCCCAGGTCGCTGTAGAGGCGCAGCAGCTCCTGCGCTTGCGCGAGCGTCTGGTGCCCCATGGCATTCAAGCGCGCCGATCGGCCTGTGCGGTCGAACAGCGGGAAACCGAGCTCGGCCTCCAGGCGCTGCATCTGCGCACTGATGGCCGCCTGCGTCAGGCCTATCTGTTCGCCGGCCGCGGCAAACGTGCCCTCCCGTGCCACGGCAATCAAGGTCTTGAGTTCGCGGATCATCAACAAATTCTATTGGTGCTCGGGGCAAATATATATTGATTTTCATTTTCCATAGCCCTGCCTACGATAGGTAACCCACCACCGGAGCCATGACCATGCATGCCCCCACCACGAATCCCGCACCGCTGTCCCCCTTCCACGTCGCCTTCCCGGTGCACGACATCGCGCTGGCCCGGCAGTTCTACGGCGAGCTCCTTGGCTGCCCGGAAGGCCGCAGCGCACCCGACTGGGTAGACTTCAATTTCTACGGCCACCAGATCGTGGCCCACCTCGCGCCTGACGAAACCGGCACCGCGCAGCGCAATGCGGTCGATGGCCATGGCGTGCCGGTGCGCCACTTCGGCATCGTGCTGCCCATGGCCGACTGGGAAGCGGCCGCCGCGCGCCTCAAGGCGGCCAACATCGAGTTCGTGATCGAGCCCTACATCCGCTTCAAGGGCGAGCCCGGTGAGCAGGCGACGATGTTCTTTCTCGACCCCTCCGGCAACGCGCTGGAGTTCAAGGCCTTCGCCGACATCACGATGCTGTTTGCCAAGTGATAGTCGATCCTCACCCCTGAGGATGCAATCTGTTGAAGAATCTGCTACATGACACCTCACTTCCGCCCTGTCGCGCTCGAGCACGCGAGTCGCCTCATCAATCACGGCCCGACCGTGCTGGTAACGAGTTCGACGGGCGTTCACCGCAATGTCATGGCGGCCGCCTGGTCCATGCCCGTTGAGTTCACGCCACCACGCATCGCGGTGGTGATAGACAAGAGCACCTTCACCAAGGAGTTGATCGACGCCAGTGGCGCCTTCGGGCTTTGCCTGCCCGGCACCGCACTCGCCGACCTGGCCTATGCCGTAGGCAACCAGAGCGGCCGCGACATCGACAAATTCACCCGCCATGGCATCGTCGCAAGGACAGGGCCTGTGCTTGGTGTGCCGCTGATCGAGGCCGGCTGCGCGGCCTGGCTCGAATGCCGGCTGATCCGCGAGCCGCATACCGAAGCCGTCTATGACACCTGCTTCGCGGAGGTGGTAGCCGCCGCAGCCGACGAACGCATTTTCACCGGCGGCCATTGGCAGTTCCGGGACGACAACGTCGAACTGCAGACCCTCCATCACCTCGGCGGCGGCAACTTCGTGCATGCTGGCGGTGTGCTGCGCGCACAGCCGCTGCGGACCTAGCTTTTCTCTGCTCGCAAGCCCGGGGGAGTTTCCGCCTCCGATCAATCGCCCCCTAACTTCGGGGGTTCCAGGCCTGACGGCACCGGGTATAAACGAAGCCTAGATGAACAATGGAGCGGTTTGCGCATATTGCCATCCGCATCTGCTTGGCCATCGCCGTCCAACCCAAAGGAATTGCCATGAATTTCAGGTCCCTGTCTTGCTCTGTAGTGTTCGCCACCATGGCGGCATCGGCCACAGCAGCCTCCTCCTGGGATCTGGCGGGCGACTATGCCGCGGCCACCAACCCCAATGGCGCCTGGACCTACGGTGAAATTCCGGGTGGCACCTTCAGTGCATTGGCCTGGAATGCCGGAACCAGCAGCTACGGCATTGCAGCCGTTGGCCAGACCTTCATCTACAAGAATTTTGGCCCGTATGACTACGGCATCGCCACGGGCAAGGTGTCCCTGGAGTCCGATTGGGGCGATGCGGCCGTACGTTGGACAGCCCCGACGGCGGGCGCCTACACCTTCACGATTGCCGTTGGCGGCAGCCAGGCCGGCGGCCCTGGCGGCACGGGCAACAACTTCGCGAGTCTGGCGGGCGTCCGGGTCAACGGCATCGATC
It contains:
- a CDS encoding glutathione S-transferase N-terminal domain-containing protein; translation: MKPFIRLFFRTLRILLGPVMLLKERLSRPAALQRSDEQQAEVDRQCNGLALYQFKTCPFCIKVRQEMHRLSLPIIRLDAQHDAQNRTALLQGSGATKVPCLKITNANGSVQWLTDSGAIIDHLRGRFAA
- a CDS encoding zinc ribbon domain-containing protein YjdM → MSNLLPNCPKCHSELTYEDGSQFICPECGHEWSAESAAAAEDGPRVIRDANGNELKDGDTVTVIKDLKIKGSSLVVKVGTKVKNIRLAEGDHDIDCKIDGIGAMGLKSEFVRKV
- a CDS encoding LysR family transcriptional regulator, with amino-acid sequence MIRELKTLIAVAREGTFAAAGEQIGLTQAAISAQMQRLEAELGFPLFDRTGRSARLNAMGHQTLAQAQELLRLYSDLGSSKAGQQASVLLNIGAIASVQRSLLPDALGKFHKQLPGCSTRVVPGLSMELLNLVDAGEIAMAAIIRPPFSLQSDLRWNTLVHEPFRLLVPRHLQGDDWAELLSGQPFVRYDRASFGGRQVDRFLRAAHLSVQQVCELDELDAIVRLVANGVGVALVPQTAAHRRWPAAVRAIDLGPHTFHRDIGLVHRARQSLSEPARLLAQLVCSAYGGGSGASGEVDDRR
- a CDS encoding VOC family protein, coding for MHAPTTNPAPLSPFHVAFPVHDIALARQFYGELLGCPEGRSAPDWVDFNFYGHQIVAHLAPDETGTAQRNAVDGHGVPVRHFGIVLPMADWEAAAARLKAANIEFVIEPYIRFKGEPGEQATMFFLDPSGNALEFKAFADITMLFAK
- a CDS encoding flavin reductase family protein is translated as MTPHFRPVALEHASRLINHGPTVLVTSSTGVHRNVMAAAWSMPVEFTPPRIAVVIDKSTFTKELIDASGAFGLCLPGTALADLAYAVGNQSGRDIDKFTRHGIVARTGPVLGVPLIEAGCAAWLECRLIREPHTEAVYDTCFAEVVAAAADERIFTGGHWQFRDDNVELQTLHHLGGGNFVHAGGVLRAQPLRT
- a CDS encoding PEP-CTERM sorting domain-containing protein (PEP-CTERM proteins occur, often in large numbers, in the proteomes of bacteria that also encode an exosortase, a predicted intramembrane cysteine proteinase. The presence of a PEP-CTERM domain at a protein's C-terminus predicts cleavage within the sorting domain, followed by covalent anchoring to some some component of the (usually Gram-negative) cell surface. Many PEP-CTERM proteins exhibit an unusual sequence composition that includes large numbers of potential glycosylation sites. Expression of one such protein has been shown restore the ability of a bacterium to form floc, a type of biofilm.) codes for the protein MNFRSLSCSVVFATMAASATAASSWDLAGDYAAATNPNGAWTYGEIPGGTFSALAWNAGTSSYGIAAVGQTFIYKNFGPYDYGIATGKVSLESDWGDAAVRWTAPTAGAYTFTIAVGGSQAGGPGGTGNNFASLAGVRVNGIDQAQDSFAGNVKSWSFTASLAAGGTVDTFVLNPGFAASGNTQTEISVSAVPEPTSALLLALGLGGLALSRRQGGRGQAAAS